In Archangium violaceum, the following are encoded in one genomic region:
- a CDS encoding ATP-binding protein has product MRAPATLARDTFRLRALLGDTRRLVWVVDEAGRMQEPSPSWAAFTGQSSERMLGRHWWDAVHPEDQENLDPNGSSLANGEELACRVCRADGGWGDVLVRALPVKDDAGRLVEWLFLAEEVTGRASDRQARLEALHPEELPRTVEEERNLLLAELESKERLLSAILAQMPSGFMLAGPGGELKYANAQAENIWGHPLIHAEDVQGYAAYRHFRPDGTGYPPEELPLARSLLHGEVVRDEVLWLRARDGRDDRFVRANSAPIRDERGRMIAGVAVFDDITEARRAEERAARLQSVTSALSRALTPGDVARIVLTEALGGMGANAGAVYRRLADETLESLYDVGCPEELARPVAEAVRAGRELCHPLAVLPMSVDGQSIGALVLSFPGPRTRGPEELQFMRMLAQQCGLALERARLYEVAEAERQRAEQASRLKDDFLCVLSHELRTPLTAILGWTQILRTRELTPEKRVRALETVERNARAQTQLIEDLLDVNRIVSGKLRLDLRPTHPVKLIESALDVVRPAAEAKGIHLQTRLDIHTGPLLGDPDRLQQVVWNLLSNAVKFTPQGGCVTVSLSRSSSHVELQVCDTGDGIPPSFLKHLFERFRQADASSTRRYGGLGLGLSIVRHLVELHGGTVEAHSEGKGRGASFTVRLPLVAPRPSTAEPARAPPPSPPWLSTEAPQELSGRHILVVDDEADSRELIAALLREAKARVSTAASAAQALELLSREPPELIISDIGMPEMDGHAFIREVRGRVPARGGQVPSVAITAYTRREDRDAALLAGFDSHVSKPLEASELLRVAASLLAHACSTGPDEACS; this is encoded by the coding sequence ATGCGTGCGCCGGCAACCCTGGCACGTGACACTTTTCGCCTGCGTGCGCTCCTGGGTGATACCCGGCGGCTCGTCTGGGTGGTGGATGAGGCAGGAAGGATGCAGGAGCCTTCTCCTTCGTGGGCGGCCTTTACTGGCCAATCCTCCGAACGGATGCTGGGCCGGCACTGGTGGGATGCGGTCCATCCCGAGGACCAGGAGAACCTGGATCCGAACGGCTCCTCCCTCGCCAACGGTGAGGAGCTCGCCTGCCGCGTATGTCGGGCGGATGGGGGCTGGGGAGACGTGCTCGTGCGTGCGCTTCCGGTGAAGGACGACGCGGGGCGGCTCGTGGAATGGCTCTTCCTCGCGGAGGAGGTCACCGGACGAGCCAGCGACAGACAGGCGCGGCTCGAGGCCCTCCATCCCGAGGAGCTCCCGCGTACCGTAGAGGAAGAGCGCAACCTGCTGCTGGCGGAGCTCGAGTCCAAGGAGCGGCTGCTCTCGGCCATCCTCGCGCAGATGCCCTCGGGCTTCATGCTGGCGGGACCCGGCGGAGAGCTGAAGTACGCCAACGCCCAGGCGGAGAACATCTGGGGCCACCCGCTCATCCATGCGGAGGACGTCCAGGGCTACGCCGCCTATCGGCACTTCCGCCCGGATGGCACCGGGTACCCGCCCGAGGAGCTGCCGTTGGCGCGCAGTCTGCTGCACGGCGAGGTGGTGCGCGACGAGGTGTTGTGGCTGCGCGCGCGGGATGGCAGGGACGACCGTTTCGTCAGGGCAAACAGCGCCCCCATCCGGGACGAGCGCGGCCGGATGATCGCCGGGGTCGCTGTTTTCGACGACATCACCGAAGCGCGCCGGGCCGAGGAGCGTGCCGCGCGCTTGCAGTCGGTCACCTCGGCCCTCTCGCGGGCCCTCACCCCGGGCGACGTGGCCCGGATCGTCCTCACGGAGGCCCTGGGCGGCATGGGCGCGAACGCGGGCGCCGTCTACCGCCGGCTCGCGGACGAGACGCTCGAGAGCCTCTATGACGTGGGCTGCCCGGAGGAGCTGGCTCGCCCCGTGGCCGAGGCGGTTCGCGCGGGCAGGGAGCTGTGTCACCCGCTCGCGGTGCTGCCCATGTCGGTGGATGGGCAGTCCATCGGCGCGCTCGTGTTGTCCTTCCCTGGACCGCGCACCCGTGGCCCCGAGGAACTGCAGTTCATGAGGATGCTCGCCCAGCAGTGTGGGCTGGCCCTGGAGCGCGCGCGCCTGTACGAGGTGGCCGAGGCGGAGCGCCAGCGCGCGGAGCAGGCCAGCCGCCTGAAAGATGACTTCCTGTGCGTGCTGTCCCATGAGCTGCGCACGCCGCTGACCGCCATCCTCGGCTGGACACAGATTCTCCGCACGCGCGAGCTGACGCCCGAGAAGCGCGTGCGTGCCCTGGAGACTGTCGAGCGCAATGCACGAGCGCAGACCCAGCTCATCGAGGACCTGCTGGACGTCAACCGCATCGTGAGCGGCAAGCTACGGTTGGACCTGCGTCCCACCCATCCCGTGAAGCTCATCGAGAGCGCGCTGGACGTGGTGCGCCCGGCCGCCGAGGCCAAGGGCATCCACCTCCAGACGCGATTGGATATCCACACGGGTCCGTTGTTGGGCGACCCGGATCGGCTGCAGCAGGTCGTGTGGAACCTGCTGTCCAACGCGGTGAAGTTCACCCCCCAGGGAGGATGCGTGACGGTGTCTCTCTCCCGGAGCTCGTCGCACGTGGAGCTCCAGGTGTGTGACACCGGTGATGGAATTCCCCCGAGCTTCCTGAAGCACCTCTTCGAGAGGTTCCGCCAGGCGGATGCCTCCTCCACGCGGCGCTACGGGGGGTTGGGACTGGGTCTATCCATCGTGCGCCACCTGGTGGAACTGCACGGCGGCACGGTCGAGGCCCACAGCGAGGGAAAGGGCAGGGGAGCCTCCTTCACCGTCCGGTTGCCGTTGGTGGCACCGCGTCCGAGCACGGCCGAGCCGGCGCGCGCGCCTCCCCCGAGCCCGCCCTGGCTTTCCACCGAAGCCCCCCAGGAACTCAGTGGACGTCACATCCTGGTGGTCGACGACGAGGCGGACTCGCGCGAGCTGATCGCCGCCCTGCTGCGGGAGGCGAAGGCCCGGGTCTCCACGGCGGCCAGCGCGGCCCAGGCGCTCGAGCTCCTGAGCCGGGAGCCGCCGGAGCTGATCATCTCCGACATCGGCATGCCGGAAATGGACGGCCATGCGTTCATCCGGGAGGTGCGTGGCAGAGTCCCCGCGCGGGGCGGGCAGGTGCCGTCCGTGGCGATCACCGCGTACACCCGCCGGGAGGACCGGGACGCGGCACTGCTGGCGGGCTTCGACTCGCACGTGTCCAAGCCGCTCGAGGCGTCGGAGCTGCTGCGGGTGGCGGCTTCGCTCCTGGCACACGCCTGCAGTACCGGGCCGGACGAGGCCTGTTCATGA
- a CDS encoding family 43 glycosylhydrolase, which yields MKSTLDDGRASHRLGRLALAPLLLTTTLHCGGADASHANASGTGGAGGGSEWVGGALAEPECSPGTSGNPIVAGWYADPDMKFYNGVYWVYPTYSAPYDSQTYLDAFSSTDLIHWTKHSRVLDKVNVSWATRAIWAPSPIFRNNTYYLYFGANDIQSDGQLGGIGVAKSNNPGGPYVDALGHPLISKFVNGAQPIDQNIFIDDDGQAYLYYGGWGHCNVVKINNDMISLDSSSFKEITPSGYVEGALMFKRNGKYYLMWSEGGWTGPDYRVSYAMASSPLGPFPKVGTILSQDAAIATGSGHNTVINVPGTDNWYIFYHRRPLGETDGNHRVLAYDRMYFNSDGTIKPVEMTSQDNFCDGNALGWTTYGATWTVSNGRYVTQQAPDAKALLNTNFAALSYEADITPGASGDAGLIFRVSNPGAGLDAYKGYYAGIAAGSDRVVLGKAGGGTWTQLASAAVTIDPNVTYHLAVVANGDRISVYLNRSTVPSVTAIDSTYTSGALGLRAHDSAAAFDNVKASKPPGAIFYADGGYGGLGISLNAGSYTLAQLNAAGIPNDWMSSLRVPAGWTVQVYQNGDFTGTMWKFTADTPLIPQDANDKMSSVKIFAP from the coding sequence ATGAAATCGACGCTCGATGATGGACGTGCAAGCCATCGGCTGGGCCGCCTGGCGCTGGCTCCGCTGCTCCTGACCACCACGCTTCACTGCGGCGGCGCGGACGCGTCGCATGCGAACGCTTCCGGCACCGGTGGCGCGGGCGGAGGCTCCGAATGGGTGGGGGGCGCGCTCGCGGAGCCGGAGTGCTCGCCCGGCACCTCCGGCAATCCCATCGTGGCCGGCTGGTACGCCGATCCAGACATGAAGTTCTACAACGGCGTGTACTGGGTCTACCCGACGTACTCCGCTCCCTATGACTCGCAGACCTATCTGGACGCCTTCTCGTCCACCGATCTCATCCACTGGACGAAGCACTCCAGGGTGCTGGACAAGGTGAACGTGTCCTGGGCCACGCGGGCGATCTGGGCGCCGTCGCCCATCTTCCGCAACAACACCTACTACCTCTACTTCGGGGCCAACGACATCCAGAGCGACGGACAGCTGGGCGGCATCGGTGTCGCGAAGTCCAACAACCCCGGTGGGCCCTACGTCGACGCGCTCGGCCACCCGCTGATCAGCAAGTTCGTCAACGGGGCGCAGCCGATCGATCAGAACATCTTCATCGACGATGACGGCCAAGCCTACCTCTATTATGGCGGCTGGGGTCACTGCAACGTCGTCAAGATCAACAATGACATGATCAGCCTGGACAGCTCGTCCTTCAAGGAGATCACTCCGTCGGGCTACGTCGAGGGCGCGCTGATGTTCAAGCGCAACGGGAAGTATTACCTGATGTGGTCCGAGGGGGGATGGACGGGGCCGGACTACCGCGTGTCATATGCCATGGCCAGCTCGCCGCTGGGGCCCTTTCCCAAGGTGGGGACGATCCTCAGCCAGGACGCGGCCATCGCCACCGGCTCGGGTCACAACACGGTGATCAACGTCCCCGGGACGGACAACTGGTACATCTTCTATCACCGCCGTCCGCTCGGAGAGACGGACGGGAATCACCGCGTGCTCGCCTACGATCGCATGTATTTCAACAGCGACGGGACGATCAAGCCGGTGGAGATGACCAGCCAGGACAACTTCTGCGATGGCAACGCGCTGGGCTGGACCACCTACGGCGCGACGTGGACCGTGTCCAACGGCCGGTATGTCACTCAACAGGCACCCGACGCCAAGGCCCTGTTGAACACAAACTTCGCCGCGCTGTCCTATGAGGCAGACATCACGCCGGGCGCCTCCGGGGACGCTGGGTTGATCTTCCGGGTGAGCAACCCGGGCGCCGGGCTCGACGCTTACAAGGGTTACTACGCTGGCATCGCCGCGGGTAGCGACAGGGTGGTGCTGGGCAAGGCGGGCGGAGGTACCTGGACCCAGCTCGCGAGCGCCGCCGTGACGATCGATCCGAACGTCACCTACCACCTCGCGGTCGTGGCCAACGGCGATCGCATCTCGGTCTATCTGAACCGTTCGACGGTCCCCAGCGTCACGGCCATCGACTCCACGTATACCTCGGGGGCGCTCGGACTCCGGGCCCATGACAGCGCGGCCGCGTTCGACAACGTGAAAGCATCGAAGCCGCCCGGAGCCATCTTCTACGCGGATGGTGGGTACGGCGGTCTTGGGATCTCGCTGAACGCCGGGAGCTACACGCTCGCGCAGCTCAACGCGGCGGGCATCCCCAACGACTGGATGAGCTCGCTCAGGGTCCCCGCCGGTTGGACGGTGCAGGTCTACCAGAACGGCGATTTCACCGGGACGATGTGGAAGTTCACGGCGGATACGCCGCTGATCCCCCAGGATGCCAACGATAAGATGTCGTCGGTGAAGATCTTCGCGCCGTAG
- a CDS encoding cytochrome P450, with protein MSAGAGIDLVSESFFANPFPTFERLRTQAPVYFFEPFQCFILTRGTDIESLAKSPHFSSRRANELLGGLGLLGEDAASKEMLAHWSRLVFFQDPPRHTLLRQLIMKGFTPAALERFRPRLASLVKGTLEKGLRQGEMDVVADFAEPIAINAIAELFALPEADRPRFMRWSKDLLKPAGVAVGTDEVRSSIRRTSNDMVAYLRDLVEKRRAAPGEDLISQFIAGEQGNPQLAGEAVIQSFQMIGAGFVTSTNQLTNTVLALLNHPEQLRELRADPGLLRGAIEESLRHEPAILSINRLCVEDTELGGTRIPKGRFVHAMTAAANRDPEVFPDPDRFDITRAPNRHMTFGVGAHYCPGASLVRIEVEEALRSLLTLPRWELAGRPYNYQGSNFQDRGPSSLHVRFPRS; from the coding sequence ATGAGCGCGGGCGCCGGTATCGATCTGGTGAGCGAGAGCTTCTTCGCCAACCCCTTCCCCACTTTCGAGCGGTTGCGCACCCAGGCTCCCGTCTATTTCTTCGAGCCCTTCCAGTGCTTCATCCTCACGCGCGGCACGGATATCGAGTCGCTCGCCAAGAGCCCGCACTTCTCCTCACGACGCGCGAACGAGCTGCTGGGGGGCCTCGGGCTGCTGGGAGAGGATGCGGCATCGAAGGAGATGCTCGCGCACTGGTCACGGCTCGTCTTCTTCCAGGATCCGCCCCGCCACACGCTGCTGCGTCAGCTCATCATGAAGGGCTTCACGCCCGCGGCGCTCGAGCGCTTCCGGCCCCGACTCGCGTCGCTCGTGAAGGGGACCCTGGAGAAGGGACTGCGCCAGGGGGAGATGGACGTCGTCGCGGACTTCGCGGAGCCCATCGCCATCAATGCCATCGCCGAGCTGTTCGCGCTCCCCGAGGCGGATCGGCCACGGTTCATGAGATGGTCCAAGGACCTGCTCAAGCCCGCGGGAGTGGCGGTCGGCACGGACGAGGTGAGGAGCTCCATACGGCGGACCTCCAATGACATGGTGGCCTACCTCAGGGACCTCGTCGAGAAGCGCCGTGCGGCGCCCGGGGAGGATCTCATCAGCCAGTTCATCGCGGGGGAGCAGGGCAACCCCCAGCTCGCGGGCGAGGCCGTCATCCAGTCCTTCCAGATGATCGGCGCGGGCTTCGTCACGTCGACGAACCAGCTCACCAACACGGTCCTCGCGCTCCTGAATCACCCCGAGCAGCTGCGCGAGCTGAGGGCGGACCCGGGACTCCTCCGGGGCGCCATCGAGGAGAGCCTGCGCCATGAGCCGGCCATCCTGTCCATCAACCGGCTGTGCGTGGAGGACACGGAGCTCGGCGGCACGCGCATTCCCAAGGGGCGGTTCGTCCACGCGATGACCGCCGCGGCCAACCGCGACCCCGAGGTGTTCCCCGACCCGGATCGCTTCGACATCACCCGGGCGCCCAACCGGCATATGACCTTCGGGGTCGGTGCTCACTACTGCCCGGGGGCCTCCCTCGTCCGTATCGAGGTCGAGGAGGCCTTGCGCTCCCTGCTCACGCTTCCACGCTGGGAGCTCGCCGGCAGGCCCTACAACTACCAGGGCTCCAACTTCCAGGATCGCGGGCCCAGCTCGCTCCACGTGCGCTTCCCGAGGAGCTGA
- a CDS encoding ATP-binding protein → MSHPSKSRSTISRPTLIRMAVRIGVVIALTTLVSYLHILRTIRTESLEHLARHVEERSQREQAIFVIAEDSHALIKQAFEERLRAGSQEDPTFRFDTLLELRPDGTIRNRPQGFDGTRMPGVWVAPGVNADTGFRRRLLAAYDVIAQYGPAYRTRHINTFIFLTEGVNVLYWPEVPNWTQDVAPDYPLLSFEYSTISRPQENPQRRMAWTRSYKDDTSGKWLVSAVTPVDQDGQHIATLGNDVLVDDLLSRTLVDRLPGAYNIIFRDDGQLIAHPEIKLDGGTVGYDILADRPPEGSRTGLPTAEQQAHLRSIFEAVKGRASGQTVVELSEYGEYIAVARMQGPGWNFVTVLPEHVVSSKAIEAARYVLVFGLVSLLLELLIMYWVLRDQISRPLRSFTQATAQVAAGDFGVSLETSREDELGQLARSFELMAGAVRQREEALRQANEGLEQRVEERTRELKDVHQQLMRTARQAGMAEIATNVLHNVGNVLNSVYTSAQLTRERMSKMKLEQVGRVAHMLQEREGELATFLTQDDRGRHLIPFLDRLGQNLLDDRGEILELIDDIGRYTEHIGDIVKVQQNHARMPRLQEPVSLAELVEDALRFTSSDFARNQVKVERQMAPLAPVLTDKHKVLMILVNLFSNARYAMDGVPPEERRLTVKLEPSASDRVRIEVRDNGVGIAPELFTRIFQYGFTTRQEGHGFGLHSSALAAQELGGSLTVHSEGVGQGATFVLELPLLSPGGPRGA, encoded by the coding sequence ATGTCACATCCATCCAAGTCCCGATCCACCATCTCGCGCCCGACGCTCATCCGCATGGCGGTGCGCATCGGAGTGGTCATCGCCCTGACCACCCTCGTCAGCTACCTCCACATCCTCCGCACCATCCGCACCGAGAGCCTGGAGCACCTCGCGCGGCATGTCGAGGAGCGCAGCCAACGGGAGCAGGCCATCTTCGTCATCGCGGAGGACTCCCACGCCCTCATCAAGCAAGCCTTCGAGGAACGGCTCCGGGCCGGAAGCCAGGAGGATCCCACCTTCCGCTTCGACACCCTGTTGGAGCTTCGGCCCGACGGGACGATTCGCAACCGGCCTCAGGGCTTCGATGGGACACGGATGCCGGGCGTCTGGGTCGCTCCGGGCGTGAATGCCGATACCGGGTTCCGCCGCAGGCTCCTGGCCGCGTATGACGTGATCGCTCAATACGGGCCCGCCTACCGCACCCGCCACATCAACACCTTCATCTTCCTGACGGAGGGGGTGAACGTGCTCTACTGGCCGGAGGTCCCCAACTGGACCCAGGACGTCGCGCCCGACTATCCGCTGCTCTCCTTCGAGTACTCCACCATCAGTCGGCCCCAGGAGAACCCCCAGCGGCGGATGGCCTGGACCCGCAGCTATAAGGATGACACCTCCGGGAAATGGCTGGTCTCGGCCGTCACTCCGGTGGACCAGGACGGCCAGCACATCGCGACGCTCGGCAACGACGTGCTCGTCGATGATCTGCTGTCGCGCACCCTCGTCGACCGCCTGCCCGGCGCGTACAACATCATCTTCCGCGATGATGGCCAGCTCATCGCCCACCCCGAGATAAAACTGGATGGAGGAACGGTCGGCTACGACATCCTGGCCGACAGACCACCGGAGGGCTCGCGAACAGGGCTCCCCACCGCGGAGCAGCAGGCCCATCTGCGGAGCATCTTCGAGGCGGTGAAGGGCCGCGCGTCCGGGCAGACCGTGGTGGAACTGTCCGAGTATGGCGAGTACATCGCCGTGGCGCGGATGCAGGGCCCGGGCTGGAACTTCGTCACGGTGCTGCCCGAGCACGTGGTGTCCTCGAAAGCCATCGAGGCCGCGCGCTACGTGCTGGTGTTCGGCCTCGTGTCGCTGCTCCTGGAGCTGCTCATCATGTATTGGGTGCTCAGGGACCAGATCTCCCGCCCGCTCCGGTCCTTCACCCAGGCCACGGCACAGGTGGCGGCCGGCGACTTCGGGGTCTCCCTGGAGACCTCACGCGAGGACGAGCTGGGACAGCTGGCCCGGTCCTTCGAGCTGATGGCCGGGGCGGTCCGGCAGCGCGAGGAGGCCCTGAGGCAGGCCAACGAGGGCCTGGAGCAGCGCGTCGAGGAGCGTACCCGGGAGCTGAAGGACGTCCACCAACAGCTCATGCGGACGGCACGGCAGGCGGGCATGGCGGAGATCGCCACCAACGTGCTGCACAACGTGGGCAATGTCCTCAACAGCGTCTACACCTCGGCCCAGCTCACCCGGGAGCGCATGAGCAAGATGAAGCTCGAGCAGGTGGGCCGGGTGGCTCACATGCTCCAGGAGCGCGAGGGCGAGCTCGCGACCTTCCTGACCCAGGACGATCGCGGGCGGCACCTCATCCCCTTCCTGGACAGGTTGGGGCAGAACCTGTTGGACGATCGTGGGGAAATCCTCGAGCTGATCGACGACATCGGCCGATACACCGAGCACATCGGCGACATCGTCAAGGTGCAACAGAACCACGCCCGGATGCCACGGCTCCAGGAGCCGGTCAGCCTGGCGGAGTTGGTGGAGGACGCACTGCGCTTCACCTCGTCCGACTTCGCCCGCAATCAGGTGAAGGTGGAGCGGCAAATGGCCCCGTTGGCCCCCGTGCTCACCGACAAGCACAAGGTGCTGATGATCCTCGTCAACCTGTTCAGCAACGCCAGATACGCCATGGATGGAGTGCCGCCGGAGGAGCGGCGGCTGACCGTGAAGCTGGAGCCCTCCGCCTCCGACCGCGTCCGCATCGAGGTGCGAGACAACGGCGTGGGAATCGCACCGGAGCTGTTCACGCGCATCTTCCAGTACGGCTTCACCACGCGCCAGGAGGGCCATGGCTTTGGCCTGCACTCCAGCGCGCTGGCGGCCCAGGAGCTGGGCGGCTCGCTGACGGTCCACAGCGAGGGAGTGGGGCAGGGGGCCACCTTCGTGCTGGAGCTGCCCCTGCTCTCCCCCGGGGGACCTCGAGGTGCGTAG
- a CDS encoding GFA family protein, with the protein MRYEAEGDPLFAGYCYCADCRKASGSGFIPFIGFASTAVRFSGETRQFRSKSFRGGEAVRNFCPVCGGLVFGGEVGKDESHTIYAGSLDDPSSFHPKMAIFTRDRPAWALLPPDFTAFDTMPE; encoded by the coding sequence GTGCGGTACGAAGCCGAGGGTGACCCGTTGTTCGCTGGCTATTGCTACTGCGCCGATTGCCGCAAGGCCTCCGGTTCGGGGTTCATCCCCTTCATAGGGTTCGCGAGCACCGCGGTTCGCTTCAGCGGCGAGACACGGCAGTTTCGGTCCAAGTCATTCAGGGGCGGTGAGGCCGTGCGCAATTTCTGTCCCGTCTGCGGCGGGCTCGTGTTCGGGGGAGAGGTTGGCAAGGACGAGTCCCACACGATCTACGCGGGTTCCCTGGACGATCCGTCATCCTTTCATCCGAAGATGGCGATCTTCACACGCGACCGTCCGGCCTGGGCGCTGCTGCCGCCGGACTTCACGGCCTTCGACACCATGCCGGAGTGA
- a CDS encoding endo alpha-1,4 polygalactosaminidase: protein MSRWMPWLTPWIAVLMYGCMPLEVDDSQEPGAQERALAGMEVIDFSSASTLANTDASGKTGGMTVLKANSTRCTVGVYADCYADYIEFSSSYTGYLSFKLSSLTQGAPTPSQITNLQLLTKYQGPAAATSYYKWQLYRFTTASWVDITTSQGRGDWVWTAALTLNLPSTEVASRFVSSDGEIRARLIKGAGTDTAQLDSLRLQVSWDSGSTCTPETDAAFCARLGGTCGQLSGTDNCGQARTVSSCGVCQSPATCGGGGTPNVCGQGSTCTRASFPKGTTWMWDLENSTIPTNLNAQVYVVDLFGTSSAKIQEYKNAGKKVVCYFSAGTYENWRGDANQFPQDTYCSPGENCAQSIHILGDWCESGGDCEWWLDHRKPAVRTVMEARMQLARDKGCDAVEPDNVDGYAHDSSISCTDQACWGLTASDQLTYNRWLADTAHAKCLGIALKNNIDQVAQLAASFDFAINEECQKYNECGDYKTYFTSQNKAVFNAEYMKDAGGESTSWTSCTGTQATCACGESGFAQGDMRTLVFTTSSVRYNNISITCW, encoded by the coding sequence ATGTCGAGATGGATGCCCTGGCTGACTCCTTGGATTGCCGTTCTCATGTACGGGTGCATGCCCCTGGAGGTGGATGACTCCCAGGAGCCGGGTGCTCAAGAGCGAGCCCTGGCCGGCATGGAGGTCATCGACTTCTCCTCCGCGAGCACGCTGGCGAACACGGATGCCTCCGGCAAGACCGGAGGCATGACCGTGCTCAAGGCGAACAGCACGCGGTGCACCGTCGGCGTGTATGCCGATTGCTACGCGGACTACATCGAGTTCAGCTCCTCCTATACGGGCTATCTGTCCTTCAAGCTCTCGAGCCTCACCCAGGGCGCGCCGACGCCCTCGCAAATCACCAACCTCCAACTGCTGACGAAGTACCAGGGGCCCGCGGCCGCCACGTCCTATTACAAATGGCAGCTCTACCGGTTCACGACCGCCAGCTGGGTGGACATCACCACCTCGCAGGGGCGCGGGGACTGGGTGTGGACCGCGGCCCTGACGCTCAATCTCCCGAGCACCGAGGTGGCTTCTCGCTTCGTCTCGAGCGATGGCGAGATTCGCGCGCGCCTCATCAAGGGCGCGGGGACGGATACCGCGCAGCTCGACAGCCTCCGCCTCCAGGTGTCGTGGGACAGTGGCTCGACGTGCACCCCCGAGACGGACGCGGCCTTCTGCGCGCGGCTGGGCGGCACCTGTGGCCAGCTGAGTGGCACTGACAACTGCGGCCAGGCGCGCACGGTCTCCAGCTGTGGCGTCTGCCAGAGCCCGGCGACGTGTGGGGGCGGCGGCACCCCGAACGTCTGTGGCCAGGGCTCGACCTGCACCCGCGCGAGCTTCCCCAAGGGAACCACCTGGATGTGGGACCTGGAGAACAGCACCATTCCCACCAACCTCAACGCCCAGGTCTATGTCGTCGACCTCTTCGGCACCTCCAGCGCGAAGATCCAGGAGTACAAGAATGCTGGCAAGAAGGTGGTCTGCTACTTCAGTGCCGGCACGTACGAGAACTGGCGAGGCGATGCCAACCAGTTCCCGCAGGACACCTATTGCAGCCCTGGCGAGAACTGCGCCCAATCCATCCACATCCTGGGGGACTGGTGCGAGAGCGGTGGGGACTGCGAGTGGTGGCTGGACCACCGCAAGCCGGCGGTGCGGACCGTGATGGAGGCCCGCATGCAGCTGGCGCGTGACAAGGGCTGCGATGCGGTCGAGCCGGACAACGTCGACGGCTACGCGCACGATTCGAGCATCTCCTGCACCGATCAGGCCTGCTGGGGCCTCACGGCGTCCGACCAGCTCACCTACAACCGCTGGCTGGCCGATACCGCCCATGCCAAGTGTCTGGGCATCGCGCTCAAGAACAACATCGATCAGGTGGCCCAGCTCGCCGCGTCCTTCGACTTCGCCATCAACGAGGAATGCCAGAAGTACAACGAGTGTGGGGACTACAAGACCTACTTCACGAGCCAGAACAAGGCTGTCTTCAACGCGGAATACATGAAGGACGCGGGCGGCGAGTCCACGAGCTGGACGTCGTGCACGGGAACGCAAGCGACCTGCGCCTGTGGCGAGAGCGGATTCGCCCAGGGAGATATGCGGACCCTGGTCTTCACGACCTCGTCCGTTCGCTACAACAACATCAGCATCACCTGCTGGTAG